In Actinoplanes octamycinicus, the genomic window CACCAAGCCGCAGCCCGCCGACCCGGACCCGACCACCGCCGACCCCACCACCGAACCGGCCGAGCCCACCGAGGAGCCCACGACCGCCGAGCCGACCGAGACCGGAACGGACGGCGGCGACGACTCCGGGACGGGCGGCGGCGACCAGGACAGCGGTGGAAACGGTGGCGGAAACAGCGACAACAGCGGCCCCGGAAACAATAACGAGTAATATTCAATACGCTCCGGAAACCATTACCACCGGTAGTCGCGACAACGACCCACGGTGGATCGACACCCTCATTCGGGGGACCTTTTCGCAATCCGGACAGGCGTTCGTGACCTGCGGAAACGCGCATGCGCGAGACCAATCCGAACCACCCGCGCAGTGCGCGGACCAGCGGATACGACATCTTTCACCCGGCCATTGAACGACCATGAACCGTCTGTGCCCGACCTGCGAATTGCTGGGTAGCATCGCTCGACCATCCCCACCGGTCCCGCGCGACCCCATTCTCCCCGCAGGCAGGTCATGTCGGTCACCCACGACGTCCATATCGAAGCCGGCCGACCGGAGAACTCGGTCAACCGCCCGGCGGCCGGCCCACGGCCGCGCGCCGGGTTCCGCGCGGACATCGAGGGCATGCGCGCCATCGCGGTCACCCTGGTGGTGCTCTCCCACGCCGGGCTCGCCGGGCTGGCCGGCGGCTACGTCGGGGTCGACGTCTTCTTCGTGATCTCCGGCTTCCTGATCACCACGCTGCTGCTCGGCGAGCTGCGGCGCACCGGCACCATCTCGCTGGCCCGGTTCTACGCGCGCCGGGCCATCCGGCTGCTGCCCGCCTCCACGCTGGTCCTGCTGGTCACCCTGGCCGGGGCCTGGCTGTGGCTGCCGGCCACCCGGTTCAAGGCGATCTCCCTGGACACCCTCTCCGCCACCTGCTACGGGATCAACTGGCGGCTCGCCGCGGAGGGCGTCCAGTACCTCAACGCCGACGCCGCCCCGTCCCCGCTGCAGCACTTCTGGTCGCTCGCGGTGGAGGAGCAGTTCTATCTGGTCTGGCCGCTGCTGCTGCTGATCCTGGCGCTCACCGTCCGGACCCGGTACCGCGCCGCGGTGCTGGCCGTGCTCGGCGTCGCGGTCCTGGCCAGCCTCTACATCAGCATCCGGGTGACCGCGTCGTCCGCCCCGTACGCCTATTTCGGCGCGCACACCCGAGCCTGGGAGCTGGGCATCGGCGCCCTGGTGGCGATCGGCGCCACCCGGCTGGCCGCCCTGCGCCGCGGGCCGGCCGCGGTGCTCACCTGGGCCGGCCTGGCCGCGGTCCTGACCAGCGCGGTCATCTACGACGAGGCCACCCCGTTCCCCGGCTCGGCCGCCGTCCTGCCGGTCCTGGGCGCCGCCGCGATCATCGCCGGTGGTTGCGCCGCCCCGCCCGGCGGCGCCGCCCTGCTGCTCCGGCTCCGGCCGTTCCAGCTGGTCGGCAAGTACTCCTACAGCTGGTACCTCTGGCACTGGCCGGTCCTGATGATCGCCCCGTTCTTGCTGGACACCGAGCCGGCCCCGGGGCTCAACCTGACTCTCGCGGCGGCCGCCCTGCTGCTCGCCGCCGGCACGTTCCACCTGGTGGAGAACCCGGGACGGAGCCAGGCGTGGGTGCGGCGCTCCGCCGTACCGGGAATCGGTCTTGGTCTTGCCCTGTCGCTCGCCGCGGCCGGTGTCGCGAAGGTCGGCGGCAACCACCCGCCGCGGCTCGCCAAGGGCGAGCCCGCGGTGCTGACCGCGGAGGCGGTCGCCGCCGCGACCGACCCGCAAGCCGAGCTCCAGCGGATCATCGCGGCCTCCGCCTCGCTGGGTGAGCTGCCGTCGAACATCACGCCCAAGGTCCAGAAGGGTCACCGGGACCTGCCGGAGTACTACGCGACCGACTGCCACCTCGACTACCCGGAGGTGGTGCCGCCGGGTCCGTGCGTCTTCGGCGACCCGGCCGGCCGGGAGACCGTCTACCTGTTCGGCGACTCGCACGCCGCGCACTGGTACCCGGCGTTGCGGACGATCGCCGCGAAGCGCGGGTGGCGGCTGGTGGTCCGCACCAAGAGCGCCTGCCAGGCCCCGGTGGTGCGGACCTACACGAGCACCTTCAAGCGCGCCTACACCGAGTGTGAGCGATGGCGGGCCGCGATGCTGGCCGAGATCAAGCGGGCCGCGCCGACGATGGTGGTCGTCTCGTCGAACGGCACCGACAACGGCGGCCTGCTCGACGCGTCCGGCCGGTTCCTCGACCGGGAGCCGGGGGCGGCCCGGGACGCGATCTGGGTGGCCGGCTGGAAGGCCATGTTCCAGGCCGTCGCCGGGGCGCACACCAGGCTGGTGATGATCGAGGACACCCCGTGGCCGGGCCGGGACACCCCGGAGTGCCTGGCCACCAACGCCGCGCACGCGTCCCGGTGCGCCCGGCCGGCCGACGCCTCGTTCGCCTTCCCGCAGCGGCAGGCGCTGGTCTCGCGGACCGCGCGCGACCTTGGCGTCACGGTCATCCCGACCCGGCAGTGGTTCTGCGCCGCGGTCTGCCCGCAAGTGGTCGGCAACCTCATGGTCTGGCGCGACGGCAGCCACATCACCACGAAGTACTCGCGGATGCTGGCCCCGTTGCTGGAGGCGGAGCTGCCGATCTGAGCGGGCACCGGCATAGGCTGTCACCTATGCCCGACGCCGGTGACGCGCTGAACCAGCGGTACCGGCTGGACGACCGGATCGCGGCGGGCGGCATGGGCGAGGTGTGGCGGGCCACCGACACCCTGCTCGGCCGGCCGGTCGCGGTGAAGATGCTGCTGGTCGAGCACGCCGCGGAGCCGACCTTCCAGCAGCGGTTCGAGCACGAGGCCCGGGCGATGGCCACGCTGCGGCATCCCGGGGTGGCCGCGGTCTACGACTACGGCACCACCAGCGGCGGCGCCTACCTGGTGC contains:
- a CDS encoding acyltransferase family protein, with the protein product MSVTHDVHIEAGRPENSVNRPAAGPRPRAGFRADIEGMRAIAVTLVVLSHAGLAGLAGGYVGVDVFFVISGFLITTLLLGELRRTGTISLARFYARRAIRLLPASTLVLLVTLAGAWLWLPATRFKAISLDTLSATCYGINWRLAAEGVQYLNADAAPSPLQHFWSLAVEEQFYLVWPLLLLILALTVRTRYRAAVLAVLGVAVLASLYISIRVTASSAPYAYFGAHTRAWELGIGALVAIGATRLAALRRGPAAVLTWAGLAAVLTSAVIYDEATPFPGSAAVLPVLGAAAIIAGGCAAPPGGAALLLRLRPFQLVGKYSYSWYLWHWPVLMIAPFLLDTEPAPGLNLTLAAAALLLAAGTFHLVENPGRSQAWVRRSAVPGIGLGLALSLAAAGVAKVGGNHPPRLAKGEPAVLTAEAVAAATDPQAELQRIIAASASLGELPSNITPKVQKGHRDLPEYYATDCHLDYPEVVPPGPCVFGDPAGRETVYLFGDSHAAHWYPALRTIAAKRGWRLVVRTKSACQAPVVRTYTSTFKRAYTECERWRAAMLAEIKRAAPTMVVVSSNGTDNGGLLDASGRFLDREPGAARDAIWVAGWKAMFQAVAGAHTRLVMIEDTPWPGRDTPECLATNAAHASRCARPADASFAFPQRQALVSRTARDLGVTVIPTRQWFCAAVCPQVVGNLMVWRDGSHITTKYSRMLAPLLEAELPI